Proteins co-encoded in one Deltaproteobacteria bacterium genomic window:
- a CDS encoding MFS transporter — translation MSINIVSRVKARSDKLFYGWRIVAVSFFINAFGVGTFFYGFSTFFNPMIVEFGWSRTLMSGVYSLSRLEGGLEGPIVGWLIDKFGARKILFTGILIAGVGFILLSQVRSPLSLYLIFGLTLSLGYNLGYIHGTGAAVAKWFVKKRGRAFSFLYTGNGIGGAIFVPLIAWLIVQYGWRSAAVIIGVATLAIPLPLSLIIRSTPEEMGLVPDGEPGSKADSLDEAVQKAKGVSVGSTIPEEVNFTVGDAIRTRAFWVYSASMMLRSCILSAIVVHQIPHLTDIGIPYQAASKVLGLMVLMSVPGRFVFGWLGDRFEKRMILFLLCMLQGVGIFIFINANTIVLLYLFVVVFGLGYGGVIPLTIALRADLFGRKNYATIAGITMTMAMVGTVAAPVFAGYLYDVSQSYNLAFYIFIGMIVLSGVLFLLIPRTSQQASSSEVC, via the coding sequence TTGAGCATAAACATTGTCAGTCGGGTGAAAGCCAGGAGCGATAAGCTTTTTTATGGCTGGCGGATCGTAGCGGTAAGCTTCTTCATCAATGCCTTTGGCGTTGGGACCTTTTTTTACGGATTCAGCACATTTTTTAACCCCATGATCGTCGAGTTTGGGTGGTCCAGGACGCTCATGTCTGGCGTCTATTCTTTGTCCCGATTGGAAGGTGGACTCGAGGGACCTATTGTCGGCTGGCTCATTGATAAATTTGGAGCCCGGAAGATTTTATTCACTGGTATATTGATAGCCGGTGTCGGGTTCATACTGCTATCGCAGGTCAGGAGTCCATTGAGCCTATATCTGATTTTCGGTCTGACCTTATCCTTAGGCTATAATCTGGGCTACATCCATGGCACCGGGGCAGCGGTGGCTAAATGGTTTGTGAAAAAAAGGGGGCGTGCCTTTTCTTTTTTATATACGGGCAATGGCATTGGCGGGGCCATATTCGTGCCACTGATAGCCTGGCTCATTGTCCAGTATGGCTGGCGCTCAGCTGCGGTCATTATTGGAGTGGCGACATTGGCCATTCCTCTGCCTCTGAGTTTGATTATCAGGAGCACCCCGGAGGAAATGGGGCTGGTACCGGACGGCGAACCCGGAAGTAAGGCAGACTCGCTCGATGAGGCTGTCCAGAAAGCAAAAGGAGTTTCAGTCGGCAGCACCATTCCTGAAGAAGTTAATTTTACCGTAGGGGATGCGATCAGGACTCGCGCCTTCTGGGTCTATTCAGCTTCCATGATGTTAAGATCATGCATTCTGAGCGCCATCGTGGTACATCAAATTCCGCACTTAACGGATATCGGTATTCCCTATCAGGCGGCCTCTAAGGTATTGGGCTTGATGGTGCTCATGAGTGTGCCGGGCAGATTTGTGTTCGGCTGGCTCGGTGACCGATTTGAAAAAAGAATGATCCTGTTTCTTCTTTGCATGCTTCAAGGCGTGGGGATATTCATCTTTATCAATGCCAATACTATAGTATTGTTGTACCTATTCGTTGTCGTATTTGGACTGGGATACGGAGGGGTCATCCCCCTGACTATTGCCTTGCGCGCGGACCTGTTTGGTCGAAAGAATTATGCTACCATTGCGGGGATAACAATGACCATGGCCATGGTAGGTACAGTAGCCGCGCCGGTTTTTGCCGGATATCTCTATGATGTTTCACAGAGCTACAACCTGGCTTTTTATATCTTCATAGGAATGATTGTTCTCTCTGGAGTCCTCTTCCTGCTCATACCGCGCACTTCCCAGCAGGCGTCATCATCTGAAGTCTGCTAG
- a CDS encoding arylsulfatase, with protein MEEKSNQPNIVVILADDMGFSDIGCYGSEISTPHLDRLAENGVRFTQMYNCARCCPSRASLLTGLYPHQAGIGHMTRSLGSPPYQGFLNDNCVTIAEALKLGGYQTLMSGKWHVGGEYDPQKPEDLPPGADKAPIPINRGFDRFYGTITGAVSYFKPRALMLNDKAIEPEGENYYFTDAITERAVEMIETGGKKPEPFFLYVSYTAPHWPLHAFPEDIARYEGRYRRGWDRMRTDRHERLIELGILSSKWEISPRTQGLPSFSKAPNQDWEDLRMAVYAAQIDRMDQGIGRIMSKLKELEIEENTLIMFMSDNGGCAEFLAESGWTENFSSTTPQGKPVIIGNLPDLKPGPAETFMSYDMPWANVSNTPFRLYKHWVHEGGISTPLIVKWPAVVKSSRIVHPPTHFIDIMATCLDAAGVDYPEEFNDQPITPLEGESLVPALKGETWSRQKPLIWEHEGNCAVRQGPWKLVRENARQWELYDIREDRTELNDLAKKNQPRVEEMAAHYNEWAERVKVMEWKEEWTKGINERIHPLLPRKQE; from the coding sequence ATGGAAGAAAAGTCAAATCAGCCGAATATTGTCGTCATCCTCGCGGATGACATGGGATTTTCAGACATCGGATGTTACGGTTCAGAGATTTCAACGCCTCATCTGGACAGGCTGGCGGAAAATGGCGTCCGTTTCACCCAGATGTATAACTGCGCCCGATGCTGTCCTTCCCGGGCCTCCCTTCTGACGGGGTTGTATCCCCACCAGGCCGGTATCGGTCATATGACCAGAAGCCTGGGGTCTCCACCCTACCAGGGCTTTCTCAACGATAACTGCGTCACCATTGCCGAAGCCCTGAAGCTGGGAGGCTATCAGACCCTTATGTCTGGCAAGTGGCATGTGGGCGGAGAATATGACCCTCAAAAACCTGAGGACCTGCCGCCAGGCGCGGACAAGGCCCCCATCCCGATCAATCGGGGATTTGACCGGTTTTACGGAACCATTACCGGCGCGGTCAGTTATTTCAAACCAAGAGCGTTGATGCTTAATGATAAAGCGATCGAGCCGGAGGGAGAGAATTACTACTTTACCGACGCCATTACCGAACGCGCCGTGGAGATGATCGAAACCGGTGGCAAGAAACCGGAGCCATTCTTTCTCTACGTCTCCTATACCGCTCCTCACTGGCCCCTGCACGCCTTTCCGGAAGACATTGCTAGGTATGAAGGCAGGTACCGCCGGGGTTGGGACAGGATGCGCACCGACCGGCACGAGCGGCTGATCGAGCTGGGAATACTCAGCAGCAAATGGGAGATCTCGCCGCGCACCCAAGGCCTGCCGTCTTTCTCAAAAGCGCCGAACCAGGACTGGGAAGACCTCAGAATGGCGGTCTACGCCGCACAGATTGACCGCATGGATCAAGGCATCGGACGAATCATGAGCAAGCTCAAGGAGCTTGAAATCGAAGAAAACACCCTGATCATGTTCATGTCCGATAACGGCGGCTGTGCCGAGTTTCTTGCGGAAAGCGGCTGGACAGAAAATTTTTCCAGCACCACCCCGCAGGGTAAACCGGTTATTATCGGAAATCTGCCTGATTTGAAACCCGGACCGGCGGAAACCTTTATGAGCTATGACATGCCCTGGGCCAACGTCAGCAATACCCCATTCAGGCTGTACAAACACTGGGTTCATGAAGGCGGCATCTCCACACCGCTCATTGTGAAGTGGCCGGCCGTTGTCAAGTCCAGCCGCATTGTTCATCCGCCGACCCACTTCATTGACATCATGGCGACCTGCCTCGATGCGGCCGGGGTTGATTATCCTGAAGAATTTAACGACCAGCCCATTACCCCGCTGGAAGGCGAAAGCCTGGTCCCGGCCTTAAAGGGCGAGACCTGGTCGCGTCAAAAACCTCTCATCTGGGAACACGAGGGAAACTGCGCCGTGAGGCAGGGCCCCTGGAAACTGGTCAGGGAAAACGCCAGGCAGTGGGAGCTTTACGATATCCGGGAAGATCGCACCGAACTGAACGATCTGGCTAAAAAGAACCAGCCCCGGGTTGAGGAAATGGCGGCACACTATAACGAGTGGGCGGAACGCGTCAAGGTCATGGAATGGAAGGAAGAGTGGACTAAAGGGATCAATGAAAGGATACATCCGCTTTTACCGAGGAAACAGGAATAG
- a CDS encoding FadR family transcriptional regulator: protein MNNELSTQPQFQRAPRLSEQVTDFLALEIKNGSLKPGEHLPSEAALAKQFGVSRTVIREAFARLKHDGLIDSKHGIGAIVAERSEQRSFRLDGMEHVNSKEIGHLFELRAILEGNAAALAAEHRSEEDLTRLDRCLKAMARAVNEGSDGTIPDTDFHQIVAEASSNPYLRDFMQFLNGKLRDQIKKARERSSRQPGLPMMVQQEHEAIFKAILKKEPDRARDAALVHIENTSKRLDLVISSALRRLTKA from the coding sequence ATGAATAATGAATTAAGCACACAACCACAGTTCCAACGGGCCCCCAGACTTTCCGAGCAGGTGACCGATTTTCTGGCCCTGGAGATCAAAAACGGCTCTCTTAAGCCCGGAGAACACCTGCCTTCTGAGGCTGCATTGGCCAAACAGTTCGGGGTCAGCCGGACTGTTATCAGAGAGGCCTTTGCCCGGCTTAAGCACGACGGCCTTATTGACTCCAAGCATGGAATCGGAGCAATAGTGGCTGAACGCAGCGAGCAGCGGTCATTTCGCTTGGATGGTATGGAACATGTAAATTCCAAGGAGATCGGTCATCTCTTTGAGCTGCGAGCTATCCTGGAAGGAAATGCGGCGGCGTTAGCGGCCGAACACCGCAGCGAGGAAGACCTGACGAGATTGGATCGTTGCCTCAAGGCCATGGCCCGCGCCGTGAATGAAGGCAGCGATGGCACAATTCCTGACACTGACTTTCATCAAATCGTGGCTGAGGCCAGCAGCAACCCTTATCTTCGTGATTTCATGCAATTCTTAAATGGCAAGCTCCGAGACCAGATTAAAAAAGCGCGGGAACGCTCCAGCCGGCAGCCCGGCTTACCCATGATGGTGCAACAGGAGCATGAGGCCATTTTCAAGGCCATCTTAAAAAAGGAGCCTGATCGCGCCAGAGATGCGGCCTTAGTTCACATTGAGAATACTAGCAAACGGCTTGATCTTGTCATATCCAGCGCTCTCAGGCGGCTTACGAAGGCTTAG
- a CDS encoding Gfo/Idh/MocA family oxidoreductase, with amino-acid sequence MKKLRVAFIGAGRIADLHVLGYRNNPDAELTAVCDLNPERAQQRAEEWGLEQWTTDPETIFTSPDIDIIEILTPHDSHASLTTAALEAGKHVSVQKPMALNMAEARAMIEAAERTGRLLRVYENFRFYPPYRKARELLEAKEIGDPLSIRVKFMSGYSPQGWEVPQEAWAWRLNESQCGGGPMVFDHGYHVFSIVMYFMGPVSKVFAWIDHTKGARGFVADLPALIAWRHSNQGQMGSWQVDSSSQFHIRSKYYAGDEWVEITGTRGLLWINRCSGMMLETPSVVMYRDGATTAFHDIETNWGLSFDLCTREMITALNENRQPEVNPKEGAEILRFSLAVHLSASEGREVEIEEVPDG; translated from the coding sequence ATGAAGAAGCTGAGAGTGGCATTTATAGGCGCAGGCCGTATCGCTGACCTCCATGTCCTCGGATACAGAAACAACCCGGATGCTGAATTGACCGCGGTGTGCGACCTCAACCCTGAGAGAGCTCAGCAGCGAGCCGAGGAGTGGGGGCTTGAGCAATGGACGACCGATCCCGAGACCATTTTTACCTCTCCTGATATTGATATTATTGAGATCTTGACACCACATGACAGCCACGCATCGCTGACTACTGCCGCGCTTGAAGCAGGCAAACATGTTTCGGTACAGAAGCCCATGGCCCTGAATATGGCCGAAGCCAGGGCCATGATCGAGGCGGCGGAGAGGACAGGCCGCCTTCTTCGAGTCTATGAAAATTTCCGTTTCTATCCGCCTTACCGTAAGGCCAGGGAGCTTCTTGAGGCCAAAGAGATCGGGGACCCGCTTTCCATCCGTGTGAAATTCATGAGCGGTTACAGCCCTCAAGGGTGGGAAGTGCCCCAGGAAGCCTGGGCCTGGCGTTTGAACGAGAGCCAATGCGGCGGCGGTCCCATGGTCTTTGATCACGGTTATCATGTTTTTTCCATTGTCATGTACTTTATGGGGCCGGTCTCCAAGGTTTTCGCCTGGATTGACCACACCAAAGGGGCGCGCGGTTTTGTGGCCGATCTTCCCGCGCTTATCGCCTGGCGGCACAGCAATCAGGGACAGATGGGTTCCTGGCAGGTAGACAGCTCGAGCCAGTTCCATATCCGCTCCAAATATTACGCTGGAGACGAATGGGTTGAGATCACAGGAACGCGGGGGCTCCTCTGGATCAACCGCTGCTCAGGCATGATGCTCGAGACGCCTTCGGTGGTCATGTATCGTGACGGGGCCACTACCGCGTTTCACGATATCGAAACCAACTGGGGATTAAGTTTTGATCTCTGCACCCGTGAGATGATTACGGCCCTCAACGAAAACCGTCAGCCGGAGGTGAACCCAAAAGAGGGAGCGGAGATTCTTCGGTTCTCTCTGGCCGTGCACCTCTCGGCCAGCGAGGGCCGTGAAGTAGAAATTGAGGAGGTGCCTGATGGATAA
- a CDS encoding thiamine pyrophosphate-binding protein translates to MDNEPLAEPRLARAKAIATAGGFESALESGALPGQADLTLSEAIVLGLLRQGVIRYIGIFGHGSTEIGEVLRIYEQAGLVHTYNVRHETEAAHAATALRWVTGEKAAVVTSIGPGALHALAGSLVPLSNGLGVWFLFGDETTEDEGPNMQQIPKYEQHPFLRLCSAMGEAYCLHTPGAVGTALRRGLNVVDHPHRGGPFYLLLPMNTQSKIIPEFNLHELPVGAPPRLGAAADDGAYARAADLLLQAERVVVKVGGGARQAGPELMEFLDLVDGVAVTSPLVSGVIPYKNPRNMTVGGSKGSISGNYAMRQADLLVAVGTRFVCQSDCSRTGYPQVEQVVNINTDFHAAMHYNRTIALIGDASLTLQRLNEELKRRQKTSAKNESKWFSECMDKRREWEAFKAERFQNPCFYDNGWGQEVLTQPAVIKAATDWARANDAVTFFDAGDVQANGFQIVEDDRLGRTFTDTGASYMGFAVSALLATALTSKPFYGLALSGDGSFTMNPQILIDGAVHGARGCILLLDNQRMSAISGLQQDQYGADYATHDTLKLDYVAWARAIEGLSAFHGGYSVETFVTALNQAKAYDGLSLIHVPVYSGPDPLGGMGVFGRWNVGNWCEETEALRHKIGL, encoded by the coding sequence ATGGATAATGAGCCTTTAGCCGAGCCGCGGCTGGCGCGGGCTAAGGCAATCGCCACAGCCGGGGGTTTTGAATCAGCCCTTGAGTCCGGCGCCTTGCCCGGACAAGCTGATCTAACCCTCTCGGAGGCGATTGTGTTAGGACTTCTTCGCCAGGGGGTGATCCGTTACATCGGCATTTTTGGGCATGGTTCAACCGAGATCGGGGAAGTATTGCGTATTTACGAGCAGGCCGGTCTGGTCCACACCTATAATGTCCGCCATGAAACTGAGGCCGCACATGCGGCAACAGCCTTGCGCTGGGTTACAGGCGAAAAGGCCGCGGTGGTGACCTCGATCGGTCCAGGGGCCCTGCATGCCCTGGCCGGTTCCCTGGTACCGCTCAGCAACGGGCTTGGGGTCTGGTTTCTTTTCGGTGACGAGACCACTGAAGATGAAGGGCCCAATATGCAGCAGATTCCGAAATATGAACAGCATCCCTTCCTTCGCCTGTGTTCAGCCATGGGCGAGGCTTACTGTTTGCATACACCGGGTGCTGTTGGCACGGCGCTGCGGCGAGGCTTGAACGTTGTGGATCATCCACACCGAGGCGGTCCATTCTATTTACTGCTCCCCATGAACACACAGTCAAAGATAATCCCAGAGTTCAACCTGCATGAGCTGCCAGTTGGCGCTCCGCCACGGCTGGGCGCGGCGGCTGATGACGGAGCTTATGCCCGTGCGGCCGATCTTCTGCTTCAGGCCGAGCGGGTCGTGGTGAAAGTCGGCGGCGGCGCTCGCCAGGCTGGCCCTGAACTCATGGAGTTCCTCGATCTCGTTGACGGCGTCGCCGTGACGAGCCCTCTTGTTTCCGGCGTAATTCCGTATAAGAATCCGCGCAACATGACCGTCGGCGGGTCGAAAGGCTCGATCAGCGGCAATTACGCCATGAGGCAGGCCGATCTGCTTGTGGCCGTGGGAACACGCTTTGTATGTCAGTCAGATTGCTCCCGCACCGGCTACCCGCAAGTCGAGCAGGTGGTGAATATTAACACGGATTTTCACGCGGCCATGCATTATAACAGGACGATCGCGCTTATCGGCGACGCTTCCTTGACCTTGCAGCGGCTGAATGAGGAGCTTAAGCGGCGTCAAAAAACCAGCGCCAAGAATGAGTCAAAATGGTTTTCAGAATGCATGGATAAACGCCGGGAGTGGGAGGCCTTTAAGGCCGAACGTTTTCAGAATCCCTGTTTTTATGACAATGGCTGGGGTCAGGAGGTTCTGACCCAACCGGCGGTGATCAAAGCCGCAACCGACTGGGCCCGGGCCAACGATGCCGTGACTTTTTTTGACGCGGGTGATGTTCAGGCTAACGGCTTCCAGATCGTTGAGGACGACCGGCTCGGCCGGACCTTTACCGATACGGGAGCCAGCTACATGGGTTTTGCCGTTTCGGCGTTACTCGCCACGGCCCTGACCTCAAAACCGTTCTATGGACTGGCTTTAAGCGGCGACGGCTCCTTTACCATGAATCCGCAAATCCTTATTGACGGCGCGGTCCATGGGGCGCGTGGCTGCATCTTGCTGCTCGACAACCAGCGCATGAGCGCCATATCCGGGTTGCAGCAGGATCAGTATGGCGCAGATTACGCTACCCACGATACCCTGAAGCTCGATTATGTAGCCTGGGCCCGCGCCATCGAAGGTCTGTCCGCATTTCACGGCGGGTATTCGGTGGAAACATTTGTCACGGCGCTGAATCAGGCTAAGGCTTATGACGGGCTGAGTCTGATCCATGTTCCGGTTTACTCCGGGCCTGATCCTTTGGGCGGAATGGGTGTTTTTGGTCGCTGGAACGTGGGCAACTGGTGCGAAGAAACCGAGGCGCTTCGTCATAAAATCGGCCTTTAG
- a CDS encoding CoA-binding protein, giving the protein MAGQAGKQVPLEEIFAPRGVAVVGASAREIFTFAGMVLLSLKEAGFPNIYPVNPKYTEVLGLQCYPDLLSIPGAVDHVIVSIPAESALTLLDECTAKGVKSVHFFTAGFGESGNAERVDLEKAMLSKAKASGFRIIGPNCVGLFVPKSRLVNSLRVPLEPGPIAFISQSGGHAQNLPSYGHPRGLRFSKVVSYGNALDVNECELLEYLSLDPETEIIAAYIEGVKDGRRFSEALEKAVDQKPVVIYKGGKTEAGQRAAHGHTASLTSSVAVFNGLCHQKHTIQVEDVDELLDVLVALYFVNPLPRGTGVALIGAGGGPSVLASDEMEKAGLKLPYLSLETQAELKRHLPFAGSIFSNPLDTPNLVSPEAISAAMGVVGQLPDIHMLFYHLGFHPIGSWGYGRFSSTAFLESIINSLREAREATGKPVLLALRPPQDLNGMQEFLTAQEAFVKSGFPVFHSLRQGAKAMARVIAWNQPQAASKNPGAP; this is encoded by the coding sequence ATGGCTGGTCAAGCAGGAAAACAAGTTCCACTTGAGGAGATATTTGCCCCTCGAGGAGTAGCCGTGGTTGGCGCTTCAGCTAGGGAGATATTCACTTTTGCCGGGATGGTTCTTCTATCCCTCAAAGAGGCTGGATTTCCGAATATATATCCAGTCAATCCCAAGTATACCGAGGTGCTCGGGTTACAGTGCTACCCTGACCTCCTGAGCATTCCTGGCGCGGTGGATCACGTTATAGTTAGTATCCCGGCGGAGTCGGCTCTGACGCTTTTAGACGAATGCACTGCTAAGGGCGTGAAATCGGTTCATTTTTTTACCGCAGGCTTTGGCGAAAGTGGCAATGCGGAAAGGGTGGATCTCGAAAAAGCGATGCTTAGCAAGGCAAAGGCCAGCGGCTTTCGCATCATTGGTCCCAATTGCGTTGGTCTGTTCGTTCCTAAAAGCCGCCTGGTTAACAGCTTGAGAGTTCCTCTAGAACCAGGTCCTATCGCCTTTATCTCCCAGAGCGGCGGTCATGCCCAGAACCTCCCTTCATATGGCCATCCCAGAGGATTGCGCTTCAGTAAGGTTGTGAGCTATGGCAACGCACTTGATGTGAACGAGTGTGAACTGCTGGAGTACTTGTCCCTGGACCCGGAAACCGAGATTATCGCGGCCTATATCGAAGGGGTAAAAGACGGTCGGCGTTTTTCCGAGGCGCTCGAGAAAGCGGTCGACCAAAAGCCTGTAGTAATTTATAAGGGCGGGAAGACCGAAGCAGGCCAGAGAGCGGCCCACGGACATACGGCCAGTCTGACCAGTTCGGTGGCCGTGTTCAACGGTCTGTGTCACCAGAAGCATACGATCCAGGTTGAAGATGTAGATGAGCTCCTCGATGTGCTCGTGGCGCTTTATTTCGTCAATCCTCTGCCTCGAGGCACCGGAGTGGCGCTCATAGGCGCTGGAGGCGGCCCCAGTGTTCTGGCTAGCGATGAGATGGAAAAGGCCGGTCTTAAATTGCCTTATTTGTCATTGGAGACCCAGGCCGAGCTGAAGCGGCATTTACCATTTGCTGGCAGTATCTTCAGTAACCCATTAGATACCCCGAATCTTGTATCTCCGGAAGCGATTTCGGCAGCCATGGGCGTGGTTGGCCAGCTACCGGATATCCATATGCTTTTCTATCATTTAGGATTCCACCCTATCGGCAGCTGGGGATATGGACGGTTCTCTTCAACGGCTTTTCTGGAATCAATAATCAACTCCTTAAGAGAAGCCCGGGAGGCGACCGGTAAGCCTGTTCTGCTCGCCCTGCGGCCGCCGCAGGACTTAAACGGGATGCAGGAGTTCCTGACTGCCCAGGAAGCCTTTGTAAAATCCGGTTTCCCTGTCTTCCATTCCTTGCGTCAGGGGGCCAAGGCCATGGCTCGAGTCATAGCCTGGAACCAGCCCCAAGCAGCGTCTAAAAATCCTGGAGCACCCTAG
- a CDS encoding dihydroxy-acid dehydratase codes for MSKKNKDHGIYRSLTSYGDREFSKFIRRAFLAIAGYHNIHPDRPIIGIVDTSSDYNVCHRYMPELVNAVKRGVLESGGIPFAFPTISLHEILTSPTTMLFRNLQAMDTEEMIRAQPMDAVVLLGGCDKTVAAQMMAAVSADLPAISVVTGPMLTGDWRGERLGACTDCRRFWSKYRAGELNDQEISEIEQSLCFTGGSCMVMGTASTLACLVETIGLMLPGGATPPAPSGKRLQHAVASGQQAVKLAQRGLCPSDILNRASFINAVTVLMAIGGSTNAIIHLLATARRAGIPLTLDDFDETAKRVPLLVDCKPAGTGYLEDMEKAGGVPVLLKALEPLLDLSAKTVTGETIGELIKNVPRPEDWQTTIRTLERPLGPTGSLAILHGSLAPSGAVLKVAAASKTLLSHKGPAVVFDSPEDASERIDDPSLNITPDHVMVLRYAGPVAAGMPEAGSLPIPRYLAEAGVKDMVRVSDTRMSGTAFGTVVLHCSPEAAVGGPLALVHNGDMIELNVSERRIELLVDEAELRQRRKGFVPPALPKRGWQRLYAQHVLQAHLGADLDFLAPED; via the coding sequence ATGTCGAAAAAAAATAAAGATCACGGTATCTACCGTAGTTTGACCTCCTATGGCGACAGAGAGTTCAGTAAGTTTATACGCCGCGCCTTTCTGGCAATAGCCGGTTATCACAACATCCATCCGGATAGGCCGATCATTGGGATCGTGGATACGAGTTCCGATTATAATGTCTGTCACCGGTATATGCCCGAGCTGGTGAACGCGGTCAAGCGCGGCGTACTGGAATCCGGAGGTATCCCCTTCGCCTTTCCCACCATATCCCTTCACGAAATCCTGACCTCGCCCACTACGATGCTGTTTCGTAACCTGCAAGCCATGGACACCGAGGAGATGATTCGCGCGCAGCCCATGGACGCGGTGGTTCTCCTGGGCGGGTGCGACAAGACAGTCGCGGCGCAAATGATGGCGGCGGTTTCGGCCGACCTGCCAGCTATCTCGGTCGTGACAGGCCCGATGCTGACCGGCGACTGGCGAGGCGAACGTCTGGGCGCCTGCACGGATTGCCGCCGGTTTTGGAGTAAATACCGGGCCGGGGAACTGAACGATCAGGAAATCTCAGAAATTGAGCAATCGCTTTGTTTTACCGGCGGTTCCTGTATGGTCATGGGAACCGCCTCCACCTTGGCCTGCCTCGTGGAAACTATAGGTTTGATGCTCCCCGGCGGCGCAACGCCACCCGCCCCTTCGGGGAAACGCTTACAGCACGCGGTTGCCTCAGGCCAGCAGGCTGTCAAGCTGGCTCAGCGCGGACTCTGCCCGAGCGATATTTTAAACCGCGCTTCCTTTATAAACGCGGTCACCGTTCTTATGGCCATCGGCGGCTCGACGAACGCCATCATCCATTTGCTCGCTACGGCGCGCCGGGCCGGAATACCCCTCACCCTTGACGATTTCGATGAAACGGCCAAACGCGTGCCTTTGCTGGTTGACTGCAAACCGGCAGGCACAGGGTACCTGGAAGATATGGAAAAGGCAGGGGGTGTGCCAGTGCTTCTGAAGGCGCTTGAACCCCTCCTTGACCTGTCAGCCAAGACGGTTACCGGGGAAACGATCGGAGAACTGATTAAAAATGTCCCGCGGCCCGAAGACTGGCAAACCACGATCCGCACCCTGGAGCGTCCCCTCGGGCCCACAGGCTCCTTGGCTATCCTTCATGGTTCTCTCGCCCCCTCCGGGGCTGTGCTCAAGGTCGCGGCCGCCAGCAAAACGCTGCTGTCTCATAAGGGTCCGGCCGTGGTCTTTGATTCTCCTGAAGATGCTTCTGAGCGCATTGATGATCCGAGCCTGAACATCACGCCGGATCACGTCATGGTGCTGCGCTACGCCGGGCCTGTCGCGGCGGGCATGCCTGAGGCCGGATCGCTGCCTATCCCCCGCTACCTAGCCGAAGCGGGCGTTAAAGATATGGTCCGCGTCTCTGACACGCGAATGAGCGGCACCGCGTTCGGCACGGTGGTGCTGCACTGTTCCCCCGAGGCGGCGGTCGGCGGTCCGCTTGCCTTGGTACATAATGGAGATATGATTGAGCTCAATGTAAGCGAGCGCCGTATCGAGCTGCTGGTGGACGAAGCGGAACTGAGGCAGCGGCGCAAAGGGTTCGTTCCTCCGGCCTTACCCAAACGGGGCTGGCAAAGACTGTACGCCCAGCATGTCCTCCAGGCCCACCTCGGCGCGGACCTGGACTTCCTCGCTCCGGAAGATTAA